The Catenuloplanes niger genome includes a window with the following:
- a CDS encoding lytic polysaccharide monooxygenase, whose product MNLRRRAAAYFAASVLAAGLVTVISPPSAAEAHGAMMRPGSRTYMCWQDGLDSTGQIVPQNSACRAATTISGTNVLYNWFSVLRSDGAGRMEGFIPDGQLCSGGNTNFTGFNVPGDWPLTHLTSGAPWSWRYSNWAHHPGTFSMYITNDGWDPSQPLAWDDLADTPFLQVTNPPQNGPVGSNDGHYYWSGNLPSGKSGRHIIYSVWSRSDSQETFYGCSDVVFDGGNGEVTGVKGGGTVTPTPTTGTPSPRPTTPAPTTAAPTTPPPTTGHPGNGCMAIYSVVSAWNGGMQGQVEVMNHNTATSGGWTATLTLPSTYTISSLWNGTMSGSGSSVTVRNVNWNGAIAPEGSTTFGFVANGTGLPQVSCTLT is encoded by the coding sequence GTGAATCTTCGACGCAGGGCGGCCGCCTACTTCGCCGCCTCCGTGCTGGCCGCCGGGCTCGTCACCGTGATCAGTCCGCCGTCCGCGGCTGAGGCGCACGGGGCGATGATGAGGCCCGGCTCCCGCACGTACATGTGCTGGCAGGACGGGCTCGACTCGACCGGCCAGATCGTCCCGCAGAACTCCGCCTGCCGTGCCGCGACCACCATCAGCGGTACGAACGTGCTCTACAACTGGTTCTCCGTGCTGCGCTCCGACGGGGCCGGCCGGATGGAAGGGTTCATCCCGGACGGCCAGCTCTGCTCCGGCGGGAACACGAACTTCACCGGCTTCAACGTGCCCGGCGACTGGCCGCTCACCCACCTGACCTCGGGCGCTCCGTGGAGCTGGCGGTACAGCAACTGGGCGCACCACCCGGGCACGTTCAGCATGTACATCACGAACGACGGGTGGGACCCGTCGCAGCCGCTCGCCTGGGACGACCTCGCGGACACGCCGTTCCTGCAGGTGACGAACCCGCCGCAGAACGGCCCGGTCGGCTCGAACGACGGTCACTACTACTGGTCGGGCAACCTGCCGTCCGGTAAGAGCGGTCGCCACATCATCTACTCGGTGTGGTCGCGCTCGGACAGCCAGGAGACGTTCTACGGCTGCTCCGACGTGGTCTTCGACGGCGGCAACGGCGAGGTCACCGGCGTGAAGGGCGGCGGGACCGTGACGCCGACCCCGACCACCGGCACGCCCTCACCGCGCCCGACGACTCCGGCGCCGACCACGGCCGCGCCGACCACGCCGCCGCCGACCACCGGTCACCCGGGGAACGGCTGCATGGCGATCTACAGCGTGGTCAGCGCGTGGAACGGTGGCATGCAGGGCCAGGTGGAGGTCATGAACCACAACACGGCCACGTCGGGTGGCTGGACCGCCACGTTGACGCTGCCCAGTACGTACACGATCAGCAGTTTGTGGAACGGCACGATGAGCGGCAGCGGCAGTTCCGTCACGGTTCGGAACGTGAACTGGAACGGCGCGATCGCGCCGGAGGGCAGCACCACGTTCGGTTTCGTCGCCAACGGAACCGGATTGCCCCAGGTCAGCTGCACCCTGACCTGA
- a CDS encoding DUF1775 domain-containing protein, with amino-acid sequence MRCWLGKSLAGAALALAAGALALPTPASADVTVDPDVSVQGGAPRLTFTVTNGSPKATLDEVVLTMPDSMPIAETYPLSIDDWAPRISWKKLDTPLQGVHSSKVTEAVSDITWFAMPGKGAKPGQSAELLVTLGPLPVAEQVVFTVTEKYDDGTTVVNDVVPAAGASAPNAAAVLRLIPDTISDSNGGHHGGGTATETQNVASVTDTGSNAGLWVGIAGLLVGLAGGGAIMWFIARRKPATAPATAGSADAGSTTAGAGSATAGAGSAGAGSAAAGSDASEKPAQPDSVWRYRGDSPTPEAETSAGEAAPTIRAAAGKTS; translated from the coding sequence ATGAGGTGCTGGCTCGGCAAGTCCCTGGCAGGTGCGGCCCTCGCCCTCGCGGCGGGAGCGCTCGCACTCCCCACGCCCGCGTCCGCGGACGTGACGGTCGACCCGGACGTGAGCGTCCAGGGCGGCGCTCCCCGGCTGACCTTCACGGTGACGAACGGCAGCCCGAAGGCCACGCTCGACGAGGTCGTGCTGACCATGCCCGACTCGATGCCGATCGCGGAGACGTATCCGCTGTCGATCGACGACTGGGCGCCCCGGATCAGCTGGAAGAAGCTCGACACCCCGCTGCAGGGCGTGCACAGCAGCAAGGTCACCGAAGCCGTGTCGGACATCACCTGGTTCGCCATGCCCGGCAAGGGCGCCAAACCGGGCCAGTCCGCCGAACTGCTGGTCACGCTGGGTCCGCTGCCCGTCGCCGAGCAGGTGGTCTTCACCGTCACCGAGAAGTACGACGACGGCACCACCGTGGTGAACGACGTGGTGCCCGCGGCCGGTGCGTCCGCGCCGAACGCCGCGGCCGTGCTGCGGCTCATCCCGGACACGATCAGCGACTCGAACGGCGGTCACCACGGCGGCGGCACCGCCACGGAGACGCAGAACGTCGCGTCCGTCACCGACACCGGTTCGAACGCCGGGCTCTGGGTCGGGATCGCCGGCCTGCTGGTGGGTCTGGCCGGCGGCGGCGCGATCATGTGGTTCATCGCACGCCGGAAGCCGGCCACCGCGCCGGCCACCGCCGGATCCGCCGATGCCGGGTCCACCACCGCCGGTGCTGGTTCCGCCACCGCCGGTGCCGGTTCCGCCGGTGCTGGGTCCGCCGCGGCCGGGTCGGACGCGTCGGAGAAGCCGGCTCAGCCGGACTCCGTCTGGCGCTACCGCGGCGACTCCCCCACGCCGGAGGCCGAGACCTCCGCCGGCGAGGCCGCGCCCACGATCCGGGCGGCGGCCGGAAAGACGTCCTGA
- a CDS encoding BTAD domain-containing putative transcriptional regulator, with product MTVTFGVLGPLAAAYHDGRPVPLRGNRQRAVLARLLVTHGRVVPVDTLVDDLWADAPPDRAVAAIRTFVADLRRALEPDRPPRRPSELLVTAPIGYALHAASTDAGRFTDAVHEAADLAPEAALTRLDDALALWRGPAYDEFAAEGWTRAEIDRLDELRALAVERRAAALLDLSRPADAVPSLRAHTADAPLREEAWHLLATALYRTGRQGDALAALRTARDTLADQLGVDPGPRLRALESAILTQDPNLENPSTVRPVARIVPTPTTRRAPSTPEPRATSPAHPAGHAAEPVGHVERAGRVPGFVGRAAEKERLVDAARTAERRRRPALALVSGDAGAGKTALAESLAADLAAGGWTTVWGRCPEYEDAPVAWPWFQISDALSAGDDLLSGAAEDPAAARFRLRRMLAALVEAAAGRAPVLVVLDDLHWADEGTLDLLAGLLAGPDAAGGPVLVVGTYRATEVTPDLAAALARLARVEPARVHLDGLPAGATGDLAAAVTGHDLAPDVVERLHRRTGGNPFFVRELARVLAAEGVEALARVPAGVRDVLRHRLVRLPEPAGELLRRAAVLGRDIDPDVLAALSGLGDDDLLDALDQAVAAGLLTEAAGQLRFTHILVRDTLYGDLSALRRSRWHAAAGAALERLRPDDPGPLAHHFSLAGAGHAAQAARYARAAAEQAERRGDPHEAARMWQRALDAHDAATGTQSPPADGDAPPSTAPADDTRAGNTPAGNARVGDAQAGNARERLTAVMGLGRALAVVGRLAEARRHRADAIDAAEALGDPVAAAIAVTSFEVPAVWPRNDDEELSARIVAAAERALAALDRAERDGQSDRTEHDGRSDRTEHDGPSDRAERDGTGAGGPDGADRKLGAGWMRAGGRTADGAVELSAEGGVRLRSRLLSTIAMELRGGTGTRGETAAREAERLARASGAPELLAFALNARFMHCFGPAGRSAERAAIGAELAALAARHRLVTFEVLGHLILLQSACARGDVAAADRHAADADRLAARYELPMVGVFTGWYAGLRHALHDAPDAAADAYRAAAARMAGSGMSGVEEGLLPLALLSLDPRSEVDDAGPYEPWVRPLRLIARGDREAAAAALHAVPESPHDLLLEARLWLLAHAAAELGDTAVLAHARAALRPAAGELAGAASGILSFGRI from the coding sequence GTGACGGTGACGTTCGGTGTGCTCGGCCCGCTCGCGGCCGCGTACCATGACGGCCGGCCCGTCCCGCTGCGCGGCAACCGCCAGCGCGCGGTCCTCGCCCGGTTGCTGGTCACACACGGCCGCGTCGTCCCGGTGGACACGCTCGTCGACGACCTCTGGGCGGACGCGCCGCCGGACCGCGCGGTCGCCGCGATCCGCACGTTCGTCGCCGACCTGCGCCGCGCGCTCGAACCGGACCGGCCGCCCCGCCGCCCATCGGAACTGCTGGTCACCGCGCCGATCGGCTACGCGCTGCACGCGGCCTCGACCGACGCCGGCCGCTTCACCGACGCGGTGCACGAGGCCGCCGACCTGGCCCCCGAGGCCGCGCTGACCCGGCTGGACGACGCGCTGGCGCTGTGGCGCGGCCCCGCCTACGACGAGTTCGCGGCCGAGGGCTGGACCCGCGCGGAGATCGACCGCCTGGACGAGCTGCGCGCACTGGCGGTGGAACGCCGCGCGGCCGCGCTGCTCGACCTGTCCCGCCCCGCCGACGCCGTCCCGTCGCTGCGCGCCCACACCGCCGACGCGCCGCTCCGCGAGGAGGCGTGGCATCTGCTGGCGACCGCGCTCTACCGCACCGGCCGCCAGGGCGACGCGCTCGCCGCGCTCCGCACCGCCCGCGACACCCTCGCCGACCAGCTCGGCGTCGACCCCGGCCCGCGCCTGCGCGCGCTCGAGTCCGCCATCCTGACCCAAGATCCAAACCTGGAGAACCCCTCGACGGTACGGCCGGTCGCGCGCATCGTCCCCACTCCGACGACCCGGAGAGCGCCGTCCACCCCGGAGCCGCGCGCCACCTCCCCGGCCCACCCCGCCGGCCACGCCGCGGAGCCGGTGGGCCACGTCGAGCGGGCCGGGCGGGTTCCGGGCTTCGTGGGTCGTGCGGCGGAGAAGGAGCGGCTCGTGGACGCGGCCCGCACGGCGGAGCGACGGCGGCGTCCGGCGCTGGCGCTCGTCTCCGGTGACGCCGGCGCCGGCAAGACGGCCCTGGCCGAATCGCTCGCCGCGGACCTCGCCGCCGGCGGCTGGACCACCGTGTGGGGTCGCTGCCCCGAATACGAGGACGCGCCCGTCGCCTGGCCCTGGTTCCAGATCAGCGACGCGCTGTCCGCCGGGGACGACCTGCTCTCCGGCGCGGCGGAGGATCCCGCGGCGGCCCGGTTCCGGCTGCGGCGGATGCTGGCGGCGCTGGTGGAGGCCGCGGCCGGGCGAGCGCCCGTGCTCGTGGTGCTGGACGACCTGCACTGGGCGGACGAGGGCACGCTCGACCTGCTGGCCGGGTTGCTCGCCGGCCCTGACGCGGCCGGCGGGCCGGTGCTGGTCGTCGGCACCTACCGGGCCACCGAGGTCACACCGGACCTGGCCGCTGCCCTGGCCCGGCTCGCCCGGGTCGAGCCGGCCCGCGTCCACCTGGACGGGCTGCCCGCCGGCGCGACCGGTGACCTGGCCGCGGCGGTCACCGGGCACGATCTCGCGCCGGACGTGGTGGAGCGGCTGCACCGGCGTACCGGCGGTAACCCGTTCTTCGTCCGGGAACTGGCCCGGGTGCTGGCCGCCGAGGGCGTGGAGGCGCTGGCCCGCGTGCCCGCCGGCGTGCGTGACGTGCTCCGGCACCGCCTCGTCCGGCTGCCGGAACCCGCGGGTGAGCTGCTGCGCCGCGCCGCCGTGCTCGGTCGCGACATCGACCCGGACGTGCTGGCCGCGCTGTCCGGTCTGGGCGACGACGACCTGTTGGACGCGCTGGACCAGGCCGTCGCGGCCGGACTGCTGACCGAGGCGGCCGGGCAACTGCGGTTCACGCACATCCTGGTGCGGGACACGCTCTACGGTGACCTGTCCGCGTTGCGGCGGTCCCGGTGGCACGCCGCGGCCGGCGCCGCGCTGGAACGGCTGCGCCCGGACGACCCCGGCCCGCTGGCACACCACTTCTCGCTGGCCGGTGCCGGGCACGCCGCGCAGGCGGCCCGATATGCCCGGGCCGCCGCCGAGCAGGCGGAACGCCGCGGCGACCCGCACGAGGCGGCCCGCATGTGGCAGCGCGCCCTGGACGCGCACGACGCGGCCACCGGCACCCAGTCACCCCCGGCCGACGGCGACGCACCACCCTCGACCGCGCCGGCCGACGATACGCGGGCCGGCAACACACCGGCCGGGAACGCGCGGGTCGGCGACGCACAAGCCGGGAACGCGCGGGAGAGGCTGACCGCGGTGATGGGGCTGGGGCGGGCGCTGGCGGTGGTCGGGCGGCTGGCGGAGGCGCGGCGGCACCGGGCGGACGCGATCGACGCCGCGGAGGCACTCGGTGATCCGGTGGCGGCGGCGATCGCGGTGACCTCGTTCGAGGTGCCGGCGGTGTGGCCCCGCAACGACGACGAGGAACTCTCGGCACGGATCGTGGCGGCGGCCGAACGGGCACTCGCGGCGCTGGACCGCGCGGAACGCGACGGACAGAGCGACCGCACGGAGCACGACGGACGGAGCGACCGCACGGAGCACGACGGACCGAGTGACCGCGCGGAGCGCGACGGGACGGGTGCGGGTGGCCCCGACGGTGCGGATCGCAAGCTCGGTGCGGGGTGGATGCGGGCGGGCGGTCGTACCGCTGATGGGGCTGTTGAACTGTCCGCCGAAGGCGGGGTCCGGCTGCGCAGCAGGCTGCTCAGCACGATCGCGATGGAACTGCGCGGCGGCACCGGCACGCGTGGCGAGACCGCGGCGCGCGAGGCGGAACGGCTGGCCCGCGCGTCCGGTGCACCGGAACTGCTGGCGTTCGCGCTGAACGCCCGGTTCATGCACTGCTTCGGCCCGGCCGGCCGGTCCGCGGAACGGGCCGCGATCGGCGCCGAGCTCGCCGCGCTGGCCGCACGGCATCGGCTGGTCACGTTCGAGGTGCTCGGCCACCTCATCCTGTTGCAGTCGGCGTGCGCGCGCGGCGACGTCGCCGCCGCGGACCGGCATGCGGCCGACGCGGACCGGCTGGCCGCCCGCTACGAGCTTCCGATGGTCGGCGTCTTCACCGGCTGGTACGCCGGCCTGCGCCATGCCCTGCACGATGCGCCCGACGCCGCGGCGGACGCGTACCGGGCGGCCGCCGCCCGGATGGCCGGCAGCGGCATGTCCGGCGTCGAGGAGGGCCTGCTCCCGCTGGCCCTGCTGTCCCTGGACCCGCGCTCCGAGGTGGACGACGCCGGTCCCTACGAACCGTGGGTCCGCCCGCTGCGCCTGATCGCGCGCGGCGACCGGGAGGCCGCGGCCGCGGCCCTGCACGCCGTGCCGGAATCCCCTCATGACCTGCTGCTCGAGGCCCGCCTCTGGCTGCTCGCGCACGCGGCCGCCGAGCTGGGCGACACCGCCGTCCTCGCGCACGCGCGCGCCGCGCTGCGCCCGGCCGCCGGTGAACTGGCCGGCGCGGCCAGCGGCATCCTCAGCTTCGGCCGGATCTGA
- a CDS encoding sensor histidine kinase codes for MAWRSERLPATALAERPEQPEQPEQPVETVDRPVTADGATGGDRPAEQALLRYAMRSAVLLRGVVGLVATVAGVMTAPEANALVIGALTANLVWSVVFVAIARGRGLTWWLAAGDVAFLSGLCLIQQSVTVPAALPGAASWIGGLISMTLLVAVMGLPTRWAIPASLVLVVAHLVGIRPADDGVISALIHVIQIIAMVVLMWVLRRSAGYADTELAAVLRDQRAELIERARRADERVQRRDLHDTVLSTLTMVGTAGILGPSAQLRQRAAADILVLDRLAGPDAPALDVPANGLDDRLREIALQTDLDVALSMTPIEVPAPVVEAIAAATAEAVSNVRRHAGTGRVRITLTGGDGAVQVEIRDRGRGFDPRNTPFHRYGVREAIIGRMQTVGGLADVDSAPGGGTTVTLRWWP; via the coding sequence ATGGCATGGCGATCCGAACGGCTTCCGGCGACCGCGCTGGCGGAACGGCCGGAACAACCGGAACAGCCGGAACAGCCGGTGGAGACAGTGGACCGCCCGGTGACGGCCGACGGTGCCACGGGCGGTGATCGCCCGGCCGAACAGGCCCTCCTGAGGTACGCGATGCGGTCCGCCGTACTCCTGCGCGGGGTCGTCGGGCTGGTCGCGACCGTCGCCGGCGTGATGACCGCGCCGGAGGCGAACGCGCTGGTGATCGGCGCGCTCACGGCGAACCTGGTCTGGTCCGTGGTGTTCGTGGCCATCGCCCGGGGTCGCGGCCTGACCTGGTGGCTGGCCGCGGGCGACGTCGCGTTCCTGTCCGGGCTGTGCCTCATCCAGCAGAGCGTGACCGTGCCGGCGGCACTGCCCGGCGCGGCCAGCTGGATCGGCGGGCTGATCTCGATGACGCTGCTGGTCGCGGTCATGGGACTGCCGACGAGGTGGGCGATCCCGGCGTCGCTGGTGCTGGTCGTCGCGCACCTGGTCGGCATCCGGCCGGCCGACGACGGTGTGATCTCCGCGCTGATCCACGTCATCCAGATCATCGCGATGGTGGTGCTGATGTGGGTGCTGCGCCGGTCCGCGGGTTACGCGGACACGGAACTGGCCGCCGTGCTGCGCGACCAGCGAGCCGAGCTGATCGAGCGGGCCCGGCGGGCGGACGAGCGGGTGCAGCGCCGAGACCTGCACGACACCGTGCTGTCCACGTTGACCATGGTCGGGACGGCCGGCATCCTGGGGCCGTCGGCGCAGCTGCGGCAGCGAGCGGCCGCGGACATCCTGGTGCTGGACCGGCTCGCCGGCCCGGACGCGCCCGCGCTCGACGTACCGGCGAACGGTCTTGACGATCGACTGCGGGAGATCGCGCTGCAAACCGACCTGGACGTGGCGCTCTCGATGACGCCGATCGAGGTGCCGGCCCCGGTCGTGGAGGCGATCGCCGCCGCCACCGCGGAGGCGGTCAGCAACGTGCGCCGGCACGCCGGCACCGGCCGCGTGCGGATCACCCTGACCGGTGGCGACGGGGCGGTCCAGGTCGAGATCAGGGACCGCGGTCGCGGCTTCGACCCGCGGAACACCCCCTTCCACCGGTACGGCGTGCGCGAAGCGATCATCGGGCGGATGCAGACGGTCGGCGGACTGGCCGACGTGGACTCCGCGCCCGGCGGCGGCACCACGGTCACGCTGCGGTGGTGGCCGTGA
- a CDS encoding RidA family protein, which produces MNDIRTASHGVPWEDSYGYVQAVRRGNTIYLSGQVSHDGPDLVAPAPLDDAGAVTDFANTAAQMRQCYANASELLRRFGASLDDVVDELIFVLDSDAGGAAAEEVRKEVYGRPVPQVASTIVSTPRLAFPELLVEIKLIAVV; this is translated from the coding sequence ATGAACGACATCAGGACGGCAAGCCACGGGGTTCCGTGGGAGGACAGCTACGGGTACGTGCAGGCGGTCCGGCGCGGCAACACCATCTACCTCTCCGGACAGGTCTCGCACGACGGGCCGGATCTGGTGGCACCCGCCCCGCTCGATGATGCCGGAGCGGTCACCGACTTCGCCAACACGGCCGCGCAGATGCGGCAGTGCTACGCGAACGCGTCGGAGCTCCTGCGCCGGTTCGGCGCGTCGCTGGACGACGTGGTCGACGAACTGATCTTCGTGTTGGACTCGGACGCGGGCGGTGCCGCGGCCGAGGAGGTGCGCAAGGAGGTCTACGGCCGGCCGGTGCCGCAGGTGGCCAGCACGATCGTCAGCACGCCGCGGCTCGCCTTCCCCGAACTGCTCGTCGAGATAAAGCTGATCGCGGTGGTGTGA
- a CDS encoding GlxA family transcriptional regulator: MRSRNVAIIALPRYFPLDVTLPQYVLGSHPGYRVTVHETDVAAAEFADVVVVPGFADPHLPVPGDHLAVVRAAHDRGARILAVCTGTFALAAAGVLDGRRATTHWRYLSALRTLHPAVTVLDGDTFVEDGTIVTSAGAAAETDVCLHLIRTDFGASAADRVAREVVPAHAPAPASRDGLSDTREWLIEHLASPITVQRMADHAHLSRRTFIRRFERETGTSPMRWLIDRRLTAARRLLETTDWSVERVARSTGFGTAANLRTVFARELDTTPTAYRRSRTA; this comes from the coding sequence GTGCGGAGCAGGAACGTAGCGATCATCGCGCTGCCGCGGTACTTCCCGCTGGACGTCACGCTGCCGCAGTACGTGCTGGGCTCCCATCCCGGCTATCGGGTGACCGTGCACGAGACCGACGTCGCGGCCGCCGAGTTCGCCGACGTCGTGGTGGTGCCCGGCTTCGCGGACCCGCACCTCCCGGTCCCCGGCGACCACCTCGCGGTGGTGCGCGCCGCCCACGACCGCGGCGCCCGCATCCTGGCCGTCTGTACCGGCACGTTCGCCCTCGCCGCGGCCGGCGTCCTGGACGGCCGCCGCGCCACCACCCACTGGCGATACCTCTCGGCGCTGCGCACGCTGCACCCCGCGGTCACCGTCCTGGACGGGGACACGTTCGTCGAGGACGGCACGATCGTCACGTCCGCCGGCGCGGCCGCCGAGACCGACGTCTGCCTGCACCTGATCCGCACCGACTTCGGCGCGTCCGCGGCCGACCGGGTGGCCCGCGAGGTCGTCCCCGCCCACGCGCCCGCACCCGCGTCCCGGGACGGCCTGTCCGACACCCGCGAATGGCTGATCGAACACCTGGCGTCGCCGATCACCGTGCAGCGGATGGCCGATCACGCGCACCTTTCCCGTCGTACCTTCATCCGCCGTTTCGAGCGCGAGACCGGCACGTCCCCGATGCGCTGGCTGATCGACCGGCGCCTGACCGCGGCCCGCCGTCTCCTGGAGACCACCGACTGGTCCGTCGAGCGCGTCGCCCGGTCCACCGGCTTCGGCACCGCCGCGAACCTCCGCACCGTCTTCGCCCGCGAACTCGACACCACGCCGACCGCGTACCGCAGGTCACGGACGGCCTAG
- a CDS encoding prephenate dehydrogenase/arogenate dehydrogenase family protein, whose amino-acid sequence MRVAVIGMGLIGGSVLRALAAAGHDMVGFDADPATRGTARTAAAEAPPSARWRIAPSVSAAVADAELCMIAVPLPALETVLDEITGRGYRGLITDVTSVKMPVLDLVERYLEGGSQRLAGFVGGHPMAGRETSGFTAADPRLFDDCAWVLGLEPGRTMLGDWLDLADLVTGLGARAVPATAAEHDRAVAMISHVPHLVASAVAEQAADPLAAALGAGSFRDGTRVAATRSDLVAAMCGGNADSVRPVLDAVIESLTAARAALDARDPISALRPWLVPGHRVRSAWPATPGEPLPMRPSVTALLDLGRAGGWITSVSKDRTTVTAVRPE is encoded by the coding sequence GTGCGCGTCGCCGTGATCGGAATGGGTCTCATCGGGGGTTCCGTGCTGCGGGCCCTCGCCGCCGCCGGACACGACATGGTCGGCTTCGACGCCGATCCGGCCACCCGTGGCACCGCCCGGACCGCCGCGGCCGAGGCCCCGCCGAGCGCCCGGTGGCGGATCGCGCCGTCCGTCTCCGCCGCGGTCGCGGACGCGGAACTGTGCATGATCGCGGTCCCGCTGCCCGCGCTGGAGACCGTGCTCGACGAGATCACCGGGCGCGGCTACCGAGGCCTGATCACGGACGTGACCTCGGTCAAGATGCCGGTGCTGGACCTGGTCGAGCGCTACCTCGAGGGCGGCTCGCAGCGGCTGGCCGGCTTCGTCGGCGGGCACCCGATGGCCGGCCGGGAGACGTCCGGCTTCACCGCCGCCGACCCCCGCCTGTTCGACGACTGCGCCTGGGTCCTGGGCCTGGAACCCGGCCGCACCATGCTCGGCGACTGGCTCGACCTCGCCGACCTGGTCACCGGCCTGGGCGCGCGGGCGGTCCCGGCCACCGCCGCGGAGCACGACCGGGCCGTCGCCATGATCAGCCACGTGCCGCACCTGGTCGCGTCCGCCGTCGCCGAACAGGCCGCCGACCCGCTCGCGGCCGCGCTCGGCGCCGGCTCGTTCCGCGACGGCACCCGCGTCGCCGCCACCCGCTCCGACCTGGTCGCCGCCATGTGCGGCGGCAACGCCGACTCGGTCCGCCCGGTCCTGGACGCGGTGATCGAGTCCCTCACCGCCGCCCGCGCCGCCCTGGACGCCCGCGACCCGATCTCCGCGCTCCGCCCGTGGCTGGTCCCCGGCCACCGGGTCCGTTCGGCCTGGCCCGCCACCCCGGGTGAGCCGCTGCCGATGCGCCCGTCCGTCACCGCGCTGCTCGACCTGGGCCGCGCCGGCGGCTGGATCACCTCGGTCTCCAAGGACCGCACCACGGTCACGGCGGTTCGCCCGGAGTGA
- a CDS encoding M23 family metallopeptidase, which yields MQRGQNRISSMAGVAMTLAVTLVAGGCATGPEPATPIWQAGSPASSAIPAPPSRSAPAAPSASPSASPSASPSRSAAPSPTPSKTKAANYTYVFPVPGSPVSYHPTHATNPATDIFANCGNPVLAVTSGTIVEISRKDAFVKGRPDGPLNGGFFVSLVGDDGVRYYGSHLSVVDAGIEPGVRVRAGQRLGNVGKTGNANNVCHLHFGISPPCAETGDWWIRRGAIWPAPYLDSWREQGSKSPAAASAEYMQANGCPKAPY from the coding sequence ATGCAACGGGGACAGAACCGGATCTCATCGATGGCCGGGGTCGCGATGACGCTGGCGGTGACGCTCGTGGCCGGCGGGTGCGCCACCGGCCCGGAGCCGGCCACACCGATCTGGCAGGCCGGTTCGCCCGCTTCGTCCGCGATCCCGGCACCGCCGTCCCGGTCGGCGCCGGCCGCACCGTCCGCGTCCCCGTCGGCGTCGCCGTCCGCGTCCCCGTCGCGGAGCGCCGCGCCGTCGCCCACGCCGTCGAAGACGAAGGCCGCGAACTACACCTACGTCTTCCCGGTTCCCGGCAGCCCGGTGTCCTACCATCCGACGCACGCCACGAACCCGGCCACCGACATCTTCGCGAACTGCGGAAACCCGGTGCTGGCCGTCACCTCCGGCACGATCGTCGAGATCAGCCGCAAGGACGCGTTCGTCAAGGGCCGGCCGGACGGCCCGCTCAACGGCGGCTTCTTCGTCTCACTGGTCGGCGACGACGGTGTCCGCTACTACGGCTCGCACCTGTCCGTGGTCGACGCCGGCATCGAGCCCGGCGTCCGGGTCCGCGCCGGCCAGCGCCTCGGCAACGTCGGCAAGACCGGCAACGCCAACAACGTCTGCCACCTCCACTTCGGCATCTCCCCGCCGTGCGCCGAGACCGGCGACTGGTGGATCCGCCGCGGCGCCATCTGGCCTGCCCCCTACCTCGACTCCTGGCGCGAACAGGGCAGCAAGTCCCCGGCCGCCGCCTCCGCCGAGTACATGCAGGCCAACGGCTGCCCCAAGGCCCCGTACTGA
- a CDS encoding acyl-CoA thioesterase has protein sequence MTTEYGVTAPVTIHFDDLDALGILHNARYAVLAERAILEWWAARGWTFAGNRPTKPDAFNVIREYSVTFHVPIAGAGPAAVHFWLEKLGTTSAEYRFRFLSADGSVVHAEGRRVNVCLDPATMRPTPWSDEARVAAKEITRA, from the coding sequence ATGACCACCGAGTACGGCGTCACCGCGCCCGTCACGATCCACTTCGACGACCTGGACGCGCTCGGCATCCTGCACAACGCGCGGTACGCCGTGCTGGCCGAGCGCGCGATCCTGGAGTGGTGGGCCGCTCGCGGCTGGACGTTCGCCGGCAACCGCCCGACCAAGCCGGACGCGTTCAACGTCATCCGGGAGTACTCCGTGACGTTCCACGTGCCGATCGCCGGCGCCGGCCCCGCCGCCGTGCACTTCTGGCTGGAGAAGCTCGGCACGACCAGCGCGGAGTACCGGTTCCGCTTCCTCTCCGCGGACGGCTCGGTCGTGCACGCGGAGGGCCGCCGGGTCAACGTCTGCCTCGACCCGGCCACCATGCGCCCGACGCCGTGGTCCGACGAGGCCCGCGTGGCCGCCAAGGAGATCACCCGGGCCTGA